A single region of the Gossypium arboreum isolate Shixiya-1 chromosome 12, ASM2569848v2, whole genome shotgun sequence genome encodes:
- the LOC108478447 gene encoding pentatricopeptide repeat-containing protein At3g62890-like, producing MLRALRSSSATILPKPPQPQAFLSTIHPHVDPSQTKCTTPKPFPYTSTLQTLLQPISDQNAPPHLSYAPLFQFLTGQNFLKLGQQIHAHMTLHGLQPNAFLGAKMVAMYASSGDLESAVTVFRKIKYPTSLLYNSIIRAYTNNGYPLKTIDIYHEMHSLRLKGDNFTFPFVLKSCANVLDVWMGECVHGQSLRFGLELDAYVGTSLIDFYVKVGELRDANKVFDLITVRAVSSWNALIAGYMKEGEIRVAEDLFRGMPCRNIVSWTSMISGYTQNGLAEEALSLFDEMLKEDSEVKPNWVTIMSVLPACAHSASFERGRRINEYVNRIGLESNPSVQTALIAMYAKCGSLVNARCCFDRILENEKNLCAWNTMITAYASHGQGLESVLTFENMVRAGVYPDAITFTGLLSGCSHSGLVEFGLRYFNSMQTKYSVEPRHEHYACVVDLLARAGRLAEAKEFIKKIPMQPGPSIWGALLAACRKSRNLEIAEMAAKELFVLEPENSCNYILLSNMYAEAGMWKEVDKLRARLKCEGIKKNPGCSWIEIKSKAHLFLSGDLSHPQSKEIYNLLEALPEKIKAAGYIPNTSFVLHDISEEEKEQNLIIHSEKLAIAFGLLNTNPEVVIRITKNLRICGDCHTVIKFISNIYEREIVVRDVNRFHHFRDGACSCGDYW from the coding sequence ATGCTTCGTGCTCTACGCTCTTCATCAGCAACTATACTTCCCAAGCCGCCTCAACCCCAAGCTTTTCTCTCTACAATTCATCCCCACGTTGATCCTTCCCAAACAAAATGCACAACACCAAAGCCCTTTCCCTACACTTCAACCTTACAAACTCTCTTGCAACCTATTTCAGATCAAAATGCGCCTCCTCATTTATCCTATGCACCCCTTTTCCAGTTCTTAACTGGCCAAAACTTCTTAAAATTAGGGCAACAAATCCATGCCCACATGACCCTTCACGGGCTTCAACCCAATGCTTTTCTTGGCGCCAAAATGGTTGCCATGTATGCAAGTTCAGGTGACCTTGAATCAGCTGTAACAGTTTTCCGTAAAATAAAATACCCAACTTCTTTATTGTATAATTCAATTATTAGAGCTTATACAAATAATGGATACCCTTTAAAAACTATAGATATTTATCATGAAATGCATTCTTTACGGCTTAAGGGTGATAATTTTACGTTTCCTTTTGTGCTTAAATCATGTGCTAATGTATTGGATGTTTGGATGGGAGAATGTGTTCATGGACAAAGCTTGAGATTTGGGTTGGAGTTGGATGCTTACGTCGGCACGTCTTTGATTGATTTTTATGTGAAGGTAGGTGAATTAAGGGATGCAAATAAGGTGTTCGATCTAATTACTGTTAGAGCCGTGTCCTCTTGGAATGCTTTGATTGCAGGGTATATGAAAGAAGGGGAGATACGGGTAGCTGAGGACTTATTTCGGGGGATGCCGTGTAGGAATATAGTTTCTTGGACATCTATGATTTCTGGCTACACGCAAAACGGGTTAGCTGAGGAGGCATTGAGTTTGTTTGATGAGATGTTGAAAGAAGATTCTGAGGTTAAGCCTAATTGGGTAACAATTATGAGTGTTTTACCTGCTTGTGCACATTCAGCTTCTTTTGAACGTGGGAGACGGATTAACGAATATGTGAATAGGATTGGTTTGGAATCAAATCCTTCGGTGCAGACTGCGCTTATTGCTATGTATGCTAAATGTGGTAGCCTTGTCAATGCTCGTTGTTGTTTCGATAGAATACTGGAAAATGAAAAGAATTTGTGTGCTTGGAATACAATGATCACCGCTTATGCTTCTCATGGTCAGGGTTTGGAATCGGTCTTGACTTTTGAGAACATGGTTAGAGCCGGGGTATACCCTGATGCAATCACATTCACAGGGTTGTTGTCCGGTTGCAGTCATTCTGGTCTTGTCGAGTTTGGATTAAGATACTTCAATTCTATGCAGACAAAGTACTCTGTCGAACCAAGACACGAGCATTATGCTTGTGTTGTAGATCTTTTGGCACGTGCTGGACGATTGGCAGAAGCTAAGGAGTTCATTAAGAAAATCCCAATGCAACCCGGACCTAGCATTTGGGGTGCATTGTTAGCTGCTTGCAGGAAAAGTAGAAATTTAGAGATTGCCGAGATGGCGGCGAAAGAGCTATTTGTTTTAGAGCCGGAGAATAGTTGTAACTATATTCTGCTTTCGAATATGTATGCTGAAGCTGGCATGTGGAAGGAGGTTGATAAATTGAGAGCTCGTTTAAAATGTGAAGGCATAAAAAAGAACCCTGGATGTAGTTGGATTGAGATCAAAAGTAAAGCGCACTTGTTCCTCAGTGGAGATTTATCTCATCCTCAGTCGAAGGAAATATATAACCTGTTGGAAGCATTGCCTGAGAAAATCAAGGCAGCTGGTTATATACCAAACACCAGTTTTGTGTTGCATGACATAAGTGAAGAAGAGAAAGAACAAAACCTCATTATTCACAGTGAAAAGTTGGCCATTGCATTCGGACTACTTAACACAAACCCTGAAGTAGTTATACGCATAACTAAAAACCTCCGGATCTGTGGGGATTGTCACACGGTTATCAAGTTCATATCGAACATCTATGAACGAGAAATAGTTGTGAGAGATGTGAATCGATTCCATCACTTTAGAGACGGAGCCTGTTCTTGTGGGGACTATTGGTAA